CCAATACTCCCTGCCATTGAAGGAGAAAGTCCAGCTTCATATATTCTATTTTGAATGATCGCATTCATGTCATCGCTGGTCTTAATTTTGCCTTCATTTTCAATGAGTTTTGTTTCAGAAAAATATTGAATCCTTGGCTGGTTTATATAATTAGTACGTGCTGCTTGCTTTAAGGATTGAATTTTTCTATGCAGCTGTTCATTTCTTCTGGAAAGTTCATTGATTTTGTCACAATTCACCTGTTCTTGTCTTTTTAACCCGTTTATATAATCCTCTAATGTATGTTTCCTACCTGATGCGGGCATCGTCTCGGGTTCTTCTTCGTTTGAAGAAAAGGGTTTAATAGGATTGTTATAGAATTCTGAATTATGATCTATACTGCGTTTCTCCACAATTCCACCCCCTTTAGGTTAGTATTCTCACTCTCTACTATATCCATAATCTAGTACCATTTATACGGACCACATCTAAAAAACACTAACAATTTACAATTGCTACACTTCACTAACTTAGACCAGCTTTCCTTAAATATAGGCCTGGTTATATCTCCATATTGATAGTTACACTAAAGCTCCCATTACTTGAAGACTCAGTTTCGAGATAAATCGGGTCCTTTGCCAAAAAAGGGGAAGGCGGCTACGGAAACAACTCGCTTTCCTGCGGGGGAACTGGCAAGCCTCCGCGGTCGTTTCACTCCCTGTGGGGTCTCGCCTAGCTCCTTCTCCCGCGGGAGTCTCGTCGTTTCCTCCGCCACCCCAACGACCTCTAGTGAACGGACCCTTACAATAGGAGACAGGAACCATACTGTATCTGCCTCAAATGCTTCTAGTAAGGGTTGCTACACGCAAACAAACAACCAAAACCAGGGGTGGATTATAGATGCTCCTTGGTCATTGGAAGGCGATTATGCAGAGATTTCGGACTCTCCATGATTGCAAAGGGGCGGAAGGGAACGGCGAAGACTCCTAGGTTAAAAGCGGAAGCACCTTGGTTAGCGGCGTATGGACTGGACTGAGCTGGCGGAGATAAAGAAAACACGAAGAGCGGAGCGATTCGATGTTGCCTTATCGTACAGAAGTGAGGGAAGTCTCACTAGACGCTAGGTGCTGGAGCTGGATAGCACTCCATATCGTTTATGTTCTGATATTTGATTAAGATTAAAAAAGTGTAAGAACGGGATGAACATGATCGGTGAGATCCCGGAAGGCGTAGCCTGAGGAAGCTCACCACATGCCCACGGAAAGC
The Halobacillus halophilus DSM 2266 DNA segment above includes these coding regions:
- a CDS encoding MerR family transcriptional regulator; translation: MEKRSIDHNSEFYNNPIKPFSSNEEEPETMPASGRKHTLEDYINGLKRQEQVNCDKINELSRRNEQLHRKIQSLKQAARTNYINQPRIQYFSETKLIENEGKIKTSDDMNAIIQNRIYEAGLSPSMAGSIGLIRSLENLGVEDPPEYEGIYTIIAEEPQITADRTMLLKEGMYAALYTRNSIKTSLYEELLEYVKTRGYHPEGPFLIRQIVDAFITSNEDELMSEVRIRVRK